In one window of Janthinobacterium sp. 1_2014MBL_MicDiv DNA:
- a CDS encoding prolyl oligopeptidase family serine peptidase, with protein MQLRSATLIFSLMAAFGGNALAQSAATPSCPAGDGAAVTYPVSKKVDQQDSYFGTTIADPYRWLEDANSAETGEWVAAQNKLTQAYLGTIPEREAIKQRLTKLWNYERFSTPTKQGGRYFYSRNDGLQNQAVLYTVKKLTDEPRLLLDPNTLSTDGTVALAGTSISPNGKYLAYATAASGSDWNEWKVRDIETGKDLTDHIKWAKFSGASWSKDNTGFFYSRYDAPNEATKLADINYFQKLYFHKIGTPQSDDVLVFDRPDQKEWAFGGSTVSDDGNYLIITATQGTERKNRIFYKDLRQKNAKVVGLLEAFDASYSFIDNDGPVFFFKTDNKAPKSRVIAIDTRKPAPADWKEIVPQSEETLVAVNLINNQLVLDYLKDAQTQIKIVDLNGKLVREVALPGIGSAGGFAGKRGDTETFYSFTSFTTPATIYRYDMKSGKSTVYRQPKVDFDPNAFETRQQFFTSRDGTKVPMFIVSKKGMKLDGTNPTYLYGYGGFNISLTPSFSVANLAWVEMGGVYVMANLRGGGEYGEAWHQAGTKLNKQNVFDDFIGAAEWLVANKVTSPSKLSIGGGSNGGLLVGAAMTQRPDLFAAAIPQVGVLDMLRFHKFTVGWGWVPDYGSSDDAEQFKALVKYSPLHNLKAGGCYPATMITTADHDDRVVPAHSFKFAAAAQAAQGGASPVLIRIDSKAGHGAGKPTAKQIEEVADRWGFLSRSLKMTPAVNTEPAKVAAQ; from the coding sequence ATGCAATTACGTAGTGCAACCCTCATATTCAGCTTGATGGCCGCCTTCGGTGGCAATGCCCTGGCGCAAAGCGCCGCCACGCCATCGTGCCCGGCAGGCGACGGCGCTGCCGTGACGTATCCGGTCAGCAAGAAGGTCGACCAGCAGGACAGCTATTTCGGCACCACCATCGCCGATCCTTACCGCTGGCTGGAAGACGCCAACAGTGCCGAGACGGGCGAGTGGGTCGCGGCGCAAAACAAGCTGACGCAAGCGTACCTGGGCACCATCCCCGAGCGCGAAGCGATCAAGCAGCGCCTGACCAAGCTGTGGAACTATGAGCGTTTCTCTACGCCGACCAAGCAGGGCGGCCGTTATTTCTACAGCCGCAACGATGGCTTGCAGAACCAGGCCGTGCTGTACACGGTGAAGAAACTGACGGACGAGCCGCGCCTGCTGCTCGACCCGAATACCCTGTCCACCGATGGCACGGTGGCGCTGGCCGGCACCTCGATCAGCCCGAACGGCAAATACCTGGCCTACGCGACGGCCGCTTCCGGTTCCGACTGGAACGAGTGGAAAGTGCGCGATATCGAGACGGGCAAGGATTTGACGGACCACATCAAGTGGGCCAAGTTCTCCGGTGCTTCGTGGAGCAAGGACAATACCGGCTTCTTCTACAGCCGCTATGACGCGCCGAACGAGGCGACCAAGCTGGCCGACATCAATTACTTCCAGAAATTGTATTTCCACAAGATCGGCACGCCGCAAAGCGATGACGTGCTGGTCTTCGACCGTCCCGACCAGAAGGAATGGGCGTTTGGCGGCAGCACCGTCAGCGACGACGGCAATTACCTGATCATCACGGCCACGCAGGGCACGGAACGCAAGAACCGCATCTTCTACAAGGACTTGCGCCAGAAGAACGCCAAGGTCGTGGGCTTGCTGGAAGCGTTCGATGCCTCGTACTCGTTCATCGACAACGACGGCCCCGTGTTCTTCTTCAAGACGGACAACAAGGCGCCGAAATCGCGCGTGATCGCCATCGACACGCGCAAGCCCGCGCCTGCGGACTGGAAGGAAATCGTGCCGCAAAGCGAGGAAACCCTCGTGGCCGTCAACCTGATCAACAACCAGCTGGTGCTCGACTACCTGAAAGATGCGCAAACGCAAATCAAGATCGTCGACCTGAATGGCAAGCTGGTGCGCGAAGTGGCCTTGCCGGGCATCGGTTCGGCGGGCGGCTTTGCCGGCAAGCGTGGTGACACGGAAACGTTCTACTCGTTTACCAGCTTCACGACGCCAGCGACCATTTACCGCTACGACATGAAATCGGGCAAGAGCACGGTGTACCGCCAGCCGAAGGTCGATTTCGACCCGAACGCCTTTGAAACGCGCCAGCAATTCTTCACCAGCCGCGACGGTACCAAGGTGCCGATGTTCATCGTCTCGAAAAAAGGCATGAAGCTGGATGGCACGAACCCGACCTACCTGTACGGTTATGGCGGCTTCAATATTTCGCTGACGCCGAGCTTCTCCGTGGCCAATCTGGCCTGGGTGGAAATGGGCGGCGTCTACGTGATGGCCAACCTGCGCGGCGGCGGCGAATACGGCGAAGCCTGGCACCAGGCCGGTACCAAGCTGAACAAGCAAAACGTGTTCGACGACTTTATCGGCGCGGCCGAATGGCTGGTGGCCAACAAGGTCACGTCGCCATCGAAACTGTCGATCGGCGGCGGCAGCAATGGCGGCCTGCTGGTGGGCGCGGCCATGACGCAGCGTCCCGACCTGTTCGCGGCAGCGATTCCGCAGGTGGGCGTGCTCGACATGTTGCGCTTCCACAAGTTCACCGTGGGCTGGGGCTGGGTGCCTGACTATGGTTCGTCGGACGACGCCGAGCAGTTCAAGGCGCTGGTGAAATACTCGCCGCTGCACAACCTGAAGGCGGGCGGCTGCTATCCGGCCACCATGATCACGACGGCCGACCACGACGACCGCGTCGTGCCGGCGCACAGCTTCAAGTTCGCCGCCGCCGCCCAGGCGGCGCAAGGCGGCGCGTCGCCCGTGCTGATCCGTATCGACAGCAAGGCGGGTCATGGCGCCGGCAAGCCGACGGCCAAGCAGATCGAGGAAGTGGCCGACCGCTGGGGCTTCCTCAGCCGTTCGCTGAAGATGACGCCAGCCGTGAATACGGAACCGGCCAAGGTGGCGGCGCAGTAA
- a CDS encoding DUF6386 family protein produces the protein MPAVAGRTFTLSTDTATVCVFDPAGVRHKLADDCDWWSIPGAELAAVNAGQVAFFNLGSDGAYEIELLAELLAPHASVHLAVVSGRVFIGAGEDVTGGGLEPDTAYGGLFVELPVGNYRVQARRAGDRIALAFLPDACGTNAFSELLRI, from the coding sequence ATGCCAGCGGTGGCAGGCCGCACGTTCACGCTGTCGACCGACACGGCCACCGTGTGCGTGTTCGATCCGGCAGGCGTGCGCCACAAGCTGGCCGATGACTGCGACTGGTGGAGCATACCGGGCGCGGAACTGGCGGCCGTGAATGCGGGACAGGTGGCGTTCTTCAATCTGGGCAGCGATGGCGCGTACGAGATCGAGTTGCTCGCCGAACTGCTCGCGCCGCATGCCAGCGTGCATCTGGCCGTCGTTTCGGGCCGCGTCTTCATCGGCGCCGGCGAGGATGTGACGGGCGGCGGCCTGGAGCCGGACACGGCGTACGGCGGCCTGTTCGTGGAGCTACCCGTGGGCAACTACCGCGTGCAGGCGCGGCGCGCTGGCGATCGCATCGCGCTGGCTTTTCTGCCCGATGCCTGCGGTACGAATGCGTTCAGCGAACTGCTGCGTATCTAG
- a CDS encoding helix-turn-helix domain-containing protein, producing MKTSVSTNSPPEVGATLQRLRLARGLTLEDLSRIAGVSKSMLSQIEREKANPTIAITWRLANALGVQIGELLSSAEKAVETIRITDAHETPTLPGDHAGYVLRILGPMELAGKYEWYEVTLAPGGELASQPHDPGTTEHLTVIHGNLELEVGAAKKKVKNGGTARYPADQPHIIRNLGKTEGKALLVVIHR from the coding sequence ATGAAAACCAGCGTTTCGACCAATTCTCCCCCTGAAGTAGGTGCCACCCTGCAACGCCTGCGCCTGGCGCGCGGCCTGACACTCGAGGATTTGTCGCGCATTGCCGGTGTCTCGAAGTCCATGCTGTCGCAAATCGAGCGCGAAAAGGCCAATCCCACCATCGCCATCACGTGGCGCCTGGCCAACGCGCTGGGCGTGCAGATCGGCGAATTGCTGTCGAGCGCGGAAAAAGCCGTGGAAACCATCCGCATCACGGACGCCCACGAAACCCCCACCCTGCCCGGCGACCATGCCGGCTACGTGCTGCGCATCCTGGGGCCGATGGAACTGGCCGGCAAATACGAATGGTATGAAGTGACCCTGGCGCCAGGCGGCGAACTGGCGTCGCAGCCGCACGACCCGGGCACCACCGAGCATTTGACGGTGATCCATGGCAACCTGGAGCTGGAAGTGGGCGCGGCGAAGAAAAAGGTCAAGAACGGCGGCACGGCGCGCTATCCGGCCGACCAGCCGCATATTATCCGCAATCTGGGCAAGACCGAGGGCAAGGCTTTACTGGTGGTCATACACCGCTAG
- a CDS encoding STM4012 family radical SAM protein — translation MNPYVATDTLAQRMRHTPYQAYSYSYPHKAAYRGLPQAAPLAPLWARQDRSALFAYIHIPFCEMRCGFCNLFAMARPGADMVERYVQQVLVQMRALAGALGERRFARFALGGGTPTYLSPAQLDTLLCGARDILGIDLQRTPAGIEASPETITAERLAVCRAHGIDRVSLGIQSFAAGEMRALARPQQNATVQHAIGLIRAAGFPTLNLDLIYGIAGQTIASLLASIDSALAFAPEELYLYPLYVREQTGLGKVARRQGAATLNPIMLARDGDSRLALYAAARDHLRARGYVQVSMRMFRAPHAPEQDGPSYCCQNDGMVGLGAGARSYTANLHYSSEYAVARTETIGIIEQYLALDEARFAQAEHGYVLDAAEQRRRYVIQSLLTEPGLDRDAYTARFGTACEDDLPQLAELHALALVEYDGALLRLNDRGYAYADTIGPWLASDTVRALMAESGQAC, via the coding sequence GTGAACCCATACGTAGCAACGGACACCCTGGCGCAGCGCATGCGCCACACGCCCTATCAGGCGTATTCGTATTCCTATCCGCACAAGGCGGCCTACCGTGGCTTGCCGCAAGCGGCGCCACTGGCGCCGCTGTGGGCGCGGCAGGACCGCTCCGCCCTCTTTGCCTACATCCACATCCCGTTTTGCGAGATGCGCTGCGGCTTCTGCAACCTGTTCGCCATGGCGCGACCCGGCGCCGACATGGTCGAGCGCTACGTGCAGCAGGTGCTGGTGCAGATGCGCGCCCTGGCCGGCGCGCTGGGCGAACGCCGCTTTGCCCGTTTCGCGCTGGGCGGCGGCACGCCCACCTATCTGTCGCCGGCGCAGCTCGACACCCTGCTGTGCGGCGCGCGCGACATCCTCGGCATCGATTTGCAACGCACGCCGGCCGGCATCGAAGCGTCGCCGGAAACCATCACGGCCGAACGGCTTGCCGTGTGCCGCGCGCATGGCATCGACCGGGTCAGCCTTGGCATCCAGAGCTTTGCCGCCGGCGAAATGCGCGCGCTGGCCCGTCCGCAGCAGAACGCCACCGTGCAACACGCCATCGGCCTGATACGCGCAGCGGGCTTTCCCACGCTGAACCTGGACCTGATCTACGGCATCGCGGGCCAGACCATCGCCAGCCTGCTGGCCTCGATCGACAGCGCGCTGGCCTTCGCGCCCGAGGAGCTGTACCTGTACCCGCTGTACGTGCGCGAGCAGACGGGGCTCGGGAAAGTGGCGCGCCGCCAGGGCGCCGCCACGCTCAACCCCATCATGCTGGCGCGCGACGGCGACAGCCGCCTGGCCCTGTACGCGGCCGCGCGCGACCATCTGCGCGCGCGCGGCTACGTACAAGTCTCGATGCGCATGTTCCGCGCGCCGCATGCGCCGGAACAGGACGGTCCCTCGTACTGCTGCCAGAACGACGGCATGGTGGGACTGGGCGCGGGCGCCCGCTCGTACACCGCCAACCTGCATTATTCGAGCGAATACGCGGTGGCGCGCACGGAAACCATCGGCATCATCGAGCAATACCTGGCGCTCGACGAGGCGCGCTTCGCCCAGGCGGAACACGGCTATGTGCTCGACGCGGCGGAACAGCGGCGCCGTTACGTGATCCAGTCGCTGCTGACGGAGCCGGGCCTGGACCGCGACGCCTACACGGCCCGCTTCGGCACGGCGTGCGAGGACGACTTGCCGCAGCTGGCCGAGCTGCATGCGCTGGCCCTGGTGGAGTACGACGGCGCGCTGCTGCGCCTGAACGACCGCGGCTACGCGTATGCCGACACCATCGGCCCGTGGCTGGCGTCCGATACGGTGCGCGCGCTGATGGCGGAAAGCGGCCAGGCGTGCTGA
- a CDS encoding STM4015 family protein, producing MTISDSTTTFHNKKVVQYDPDLAFDASPGIVYRLSLEYDDKRKMAELIAGFLDKADKGALEALIIGMWGDPYEAGADEVMATLIAHAAELPRLRAIFIGDMTYEECEISWIVQGSYKPLLDAFPQLEELRIRGGNELVIEPFAHQHLRKLTIESGGLDQKIAEALAQSSMPQLAHLELWLGTEEYGFSGDVDLYRKVLAQLTVPTLRYLGLRDAEIADDLAVWLAEEALVAQLDTLDLSLGTIGDLGAVAVLNHTQLGKLKRLDLSHHYISEENQAKLKALPFDVVLDDPQEEDEDDGETYRYVAVGE from the coding sequence ATGACCATTTCCGACAGCACCACCACCTTCCACAACAAAAAAGTCGTTCAGTACGATCCGGACCTGGCGTTTGACGCGTCGCCAGGCATCGTCTACCGCCTGTCGCTCGAATACGACGACAAGCGCAAGATGGCGGAACTGATCGCCGGCTTTCTCGACAAGGCCGACAAGGGCGCGCTCGAGGCGCTGATCATCGGCATGTGGGGCGACCCGTACGAAGCGGGCGCCGACGAGGTGATGGCCACGCTGATCGCGCACGCCGCCGAACTGCCCAGGTTGCGCGCCATTTTCATCGGCGACATGACGTACGAGGAATGCGAAATCTCGTGGATCGTCCAGGGCAGCTACAAGCCCCTGCTGGACGCCTTCCCGCAACTGGAGGAATTGCGCATTCGCGGCGGCAATGAACTGGTCATCGAACCGTTCGCGCACCAGCACCTGCGCAAGCTGACCATCGAATCGGGCGGCCTCGATCAAAAGATCGCCGAGGCGCTGGCGCAATCGAGCATGCCGCAGCTCGCGCACCTGGAACTGTGGCTGGGCACGGAAGAATACGGCTTCTCGGGCGACGTCGACCTGTACCGCAAGGTGCTGGCGCAGCTGACCGTGCCGACCCTGCGCTACCTGGGCCTGCGCGACGCGGAAATCGCCGACGACCTGGCCGTCTGGCTGGCGGAAGAAGCGCTGGTGGCGCAGCTCGACACCCTGGACCTGTCGCTGGGCACCATCGGCGACCTGGGCGCCGTGGCCGTGCTCAATCACACGCAGCTGGGCAAGCTGAAGCGCCTGGACCTGTCGCACCATTACATTTCCGAGGAAAACCAGGCCAAGCTGAAAGCGCTGCCATTCGACGTGGTGCTGGACGACCCGCAGGAAGAGGACGAAGACGACGGCGAAACCTACCGCTACGTGGCCGTCGGCGAGTAA
- a CDS encoding STM4014 family protein, whose translation MHTQLTLLATAGSKRVRLMQAARAQLRLPPARVLEWRDWLAQPALLEESLRQPGRLKIEPPGDDAAAHLLLLHAGCRLQGRPPVPAPDHGELLAMDAWFAGFAAAMQALAAQLAALPHVQAYNAPAEIILMTDKLACQRHLAAHGVPIPTLLGPVAGYAHLQSLLHEHDLDRVYLKPRYGSSASGVVAYRRNRAGRQQATTSAALSRAEGRTRLFNVKRMARYETERDIAALVDALAEQELYAEAWLNKPRCGDSHYDLRVVTVAGRPAHRVARIGDRMMTNLHLDNRRGDAAGLLDAADLAALEETAALAARAFPASHVTGYDLVVRHGQAHALEANAFGDLLPGLLWQGADTYAAQLTHA comes from the coding sequence TTGCATACGCAACTCACCCTGCTGGCCACGGCCGGCAGCAAGCGCGTGCGCCTGATGCAGGCGGCGCGCGCGCAACTGCGCCTGCCGCCGGCACGGGTGCTGGAATGGCGCGACTGGCTGGCGCAACCGGCGCTGCTGGAAGAGTCCTTGCGCCAGCCCGGTCGCTTGAAGATCGAACCGCCCGGCGACGATGCCGCCGCCCATCTGCTGTTGCTGCATGCGGGCTGCCGGCTGCAGGGCCGCCCTCCCGTGCCTGCGCCCGACCATGGCGAGCTGCTGGCCATGGATGCCTGGTTTGCCGGCTTCGCGGCCGCCATGCAGGCACTGGCCGCGCAGCTGGCCGCCCTGCCGCACGTGCAGGCCTACAATGCGCCAGCTGAGATCATTCTCATGACGGACAAACTGGCTTGCCAGCGCCACCTGGCGGCGCACGGCGTGCCCATTCCGACTTTGCTGGGCCCCGTGGCAGGCTACGCGCATTTGCAATCGCTGCTGCATGAACACGACCTTGACCGCGTGTATTTAAAACCGCGCTACGGCTCGTCCGCGTCGGGCGTCGTCGCCTATCGCCGGAACCGCGCGGGCAGGCAGCAAGCCACCACCTCGGCGGCATTGTCGCGGGCGGAAGGCCGGACCCGCTTGTTCAACGTCAAGCGCATGGCGCGCTACGAGACGGAGCGCGACATCGCGGCCCTCGTCGACGCGCTGGCCGAGCAAGAACTGTACGCGGAAGCGTGGCTGAACAAGCCGCGCTGCGGCGACAGCCACTACGACCTGCGCGTCGTCACCGTGGCCGGCCGGCCCGCGCACCGCGTGGCGCGCATCGGCGACCGGATGATGACCAATCTGCACCTGGACAACCGGCGCGGCGACGCCGCCGGCCTGTTGGACGCGGCCGACCTGGCGGCGCTGGAGGAAACCGCGGCCCTGGCCGCGCGCGCCTTCCCCGCCAGCCACGTCACGGGCTACGACCTCGTGGTGCGCCACGGCCAGGCCCACGCGCTCGAGGCGAACGCCTTCGGCGACCTGCTGCCCGGCCTGCTCTGGCAAGGCGCGGACACTTACGCGGCGCAACTGACACATGCTTAA
- a CDS encoding STM4011 family radical SAM protein, translated as MLTAPPGFAQAGTLSLLYRGTLASCNYACGYCPFAKKRDSRAALARDAREVARFVDWVARQARPIGILFTPWGEALVRRHYRAAMQTLAALPHVRQVALQTNLSGPLNWLDGMDGRDKVGLWCTYHPDQTTVARFLERCARLDAMGVRYSVGVVAMQAHLDAIRALRAALPARVYLWLNAYDRRGPGYYSAEDLAWLDAIDPWFAQNRRPAPSRGKPCLAGEASLSVDGDGELARCHFVPERLGNLYTDELADILREKPCPRFKCDCYIGYAQRKDLPFQSTFGKGVLARIAPLPQA; from the coding sequence GTGCTGACAGCGCCGCCCGGTTTCGCGCAGGCGGGAACGCTGTCCCTGCTGTACCGGGGCACGCTGGCCAGCTGCAATTACGCCTGCGGCTACTGTCCGTTCGCCAAGAAGCGCGACAGCCGCGCCGCACTGGCCCGCGACGCGCGCGAAGTGGCGCGGTTTGTCGACTGGGTGGCGCGCCAGGCGCGCCCCATCGGCATCCTGTTCACGCCGTGGGGCGAAGCGCTGGTCCGGCGCCACTACCGCGCGGCCATGCAGACACTGGCCGCTTTGCCCCACGTGCGCCAAGTGGCGCTGCAGACGAATCTGTCCGGCCCATTGAACTGGCTGGACGGCATGGATGGACGGGACAAGGTCGGCCTGTGGTGCACCTACCACCCGGACCAGACCACCGTGGCGCGCTTCCTCGAACGCTGCGCGCGCCTCGACGCCATGGGCGTGCGCTATTCCGTCGGCGTGGTGGCCATGCAGGCGCACCTGGACGCCATCCGCGCCCTGCGCGCGGCCCTGCCGGCCCGCGTCTACCTGTGGCTGAACGCGTATGACCGCCGTGGCCCCGGCTACTACAGCGCGGAAGACCTGGCCTGGCTCGACGCCATCGATCCATGGTTCGCGCAAAACCGCCGCCCGGCCCCGTCGCGCGGCAAGCCCTGCCTGGCGGGCGAAGCGTCGCTGTCCGTCGACGGCGACGGCGAACTGGCGCGCTGCCACTTCGTGCCCGAGCGGCTGGGGAATTTATATACCGACGAACTGGCGGACATCCTGCGCGAAAAACCGTGCCCGCGCTTCAAGTGCGACTGCTATATCGGCTACGCGCAGCGCAAGGACTTGCCGTTCCAGTCCACGTTTGGCAAAGGTGTACTGGCGCGCATCGCGCCTTTGCCACAGGCGTAA
- a CDS encoding DUF4262 domain-containing protein, which yields MVRQAGEDASEQKVIDDIATHGWHCVHISGDEEGPGYSFTIGVYHSFGLPDFLIMGLPQATAHQILDVALDAARSGAITDFTCTTDALLKGHPCAFVRVPEAQYRDYVGYARWYYQGNDFTLQQIVWPSRDGHFPWDAEAGEAYVASQPLLGPAPRLA from the coding sequence ATGGTCAGGCAGGCAGGCGAAGATGCATCAGAGCAAAAAGTCATCGATGACATTGCCACACATGGCTGGCATTGCGTGCATATCAGCGGCGATGAAGAGGGCCCCGGCTACAGTTTCACGATCGGCGTCTACCATAGCTTCGGCTTGCCCGACTTCCTGATCATGGGCTTGCCGCAGGCGACGGCCCATCAGATACTCGACGTGGCGCTCGATGCCGCGCGCAGCGGCGCCATCACGGATTTCACCTGCACCACGGACGCCTTGCTGAAAGGCCATCCCTGCGCGTTCGTGCGCGTGCCCGAGGCGCAATACCGCGACTACGTCGGCTATGCGCGCTGGTATTACCAGGGCAATGATTTTACCTTGCAGCAAATCGTCTGGCCGTCGCGCGACGGCCACTTCCCGTGGGATGCCGAGGCCGGCGAGGCGTATGTCGCCAGCCAACCGCTGCTGGGCCCCGCGCCGCGGCTGGCCTGA
- a CDS encoding STM4013/SEN3800 family hydrolase produces MLNDTAIIPDMQAVVGSHDIVFITLDTLRYDVAQALYEAGELPVLARFLPQGGWERRHSPATFTYAAHQAFFAGFLPTPAAPGRHPRLFASAFAGSETTSKHTYAFAEADIPAALAARGYRTICIGGVGFFNKQTALGTVLPSLFQESHWSAGMGVASRHSTQKQVALAIERLADGEQRTFLFINVAALHTPNRAYLPGCRADSLDSHAAALRYVDGALAPLFAACAARAPTFAIICSDHGSAYGEDGYRGHRVAHDSVWNVPYAHFFIAPAP; encoded by the coding sequence ATGCTTAACGACACAGCAATCATCCCCGACATGCAGGCGGTCGTGGGCAGCCACGACATCGTCTTCATCACGCTCGACACCTTGCGCTACGATGTGGCGCAAGCGCTGTATGAGGCGGGCGAATTGCCCGTGCTGGCGCGCTTCCTGCCTCAGGGCGGCTGGGAACGGCGCCACTCGCCCGCCACCTTTACGTATGCGGCGCATCAGGCCTTCTTCGCGGGATTTTTGCCCACGCCGGCCGCGCCCGGCCGCCATCCGCGCCTGTTCGCCTCCGCCTTTGCCGGCAGCGAGACGACCTCGAAGCACACCTACGCCTTCGCGGAGGCGGACATTCCCGCCGCGCTGGCCGCGCGCGGCTACCGCACCATCTGCATCGGCGGCGTCGGTTTCTTCAACAAGCAGACGGCGCTGGGCACGGTGCTGCCGTCGCTGTTCCAGGAAAGCCACTGGAGCGCCGGCATGGGCGTGGCCAGCCGCCATTCGACGCAAAAGCAGGTGGCGCTGGCCATCGAACGCCTGGCCGACGGCGAACAGCGCACCTTTTTGTTCATCAACGTGGCCGCCCTGCACACGCCGAACCGCGCCTACCTGCCCGGCTGCCGCGCCGACAGTCTGGACAGCCACGCGGCGGCCCTGCGCTATGTGGATGGCGCGCTGGCGCCGCTGTTTGCCGCCTGCGCCGCGCGCGCGCCCACGTTCGCCATCATCTGCTCGGACCACGGCAGCGCCTACGGCGAAGACGGCTACCGTGGCCACAGAGTGGCGCACGACAGCGTATGGAACGTGCCGTATGCGCACTTTTTCATCGCGCCAGCCCCATAG
- a CDS encoding GGDEF domain-containing protein — protein sequence MNIEGTDALHEILAGRKLSALFQPIIHMQSGDIIGYEGLIRGPSDSPLHAPMNLFKVARANDLTLEVEHLCRQVVLERFAELQLPGKLFLNVSPECLLLRNARHGETLEYIEHIGINPDRVIIELTENQPTYDYELMREAVLHYRNMGFQIAIDDLGEGFSSLRLWSELRPEYVKIDMHFIQGINHDPVKLQFVRSIQEIAEKSGTLVIAEGIEAQTELLVLRDLGVAFGQGYHLGRPNMVPARALPAEVVQALGRHGVAVYPQRSNLEKNGASIRKLLHRVAAVSPEKNNNEVYDIFLKDPKLMIIPVVDAGVPLGLISRFEMIDHFARPYQRELYGKKSCSLFMDATPLIADHETSLQELSYTMVQSDAHHLFNGFIITEHGRYLGMGTGHDLMREITQMQINAARYANPLTQLPGNVPINEHIDRLLHSGSRFWVCYCDLDHFKPFNDVYGYRKGDDVIQLTGEILSGHCDPNRDFIGHIGGDDFMILFQSEDWETRCQAMLNDFAAAILAYYSTGDCERGGYISEDRQGKKVFYSLISLSLGVIKVEAHQYYTHHQIATQAAEAKKQAKKIHGNSLFLDRRQGAGVARMDA from the coding sequence ATGAACATCGAAGGGACGGACGCCTTGCACGAGATCCTCGCCGGCCGCAAGCTCAGCGCCCTGTTCCAGCCCATCATCCACATGCAAAGTGGCGACATCATCGGTTATGAAGGCTTGATACGGGGCCCGTCCGACAGCCCCCTGCATGCGCCGATGAACCTGTTCAAGGTGGCGCGCGCGAATGACCTGACGCTGGAAGTCGAGCACCTGTGCCGCCAGGTCGTGCTCGAGCGCTTTGCCGAACTGCAGCTGCCCGGCAAGCTGTTCCTCAATGTCAGCCCCGAATGTCTGTTGTTGCGCAATGCGCGCCATGGCGAAACGCTGGAATACATCGAGCACATCGGCATCAATCCGGACCGGGTCATCATCGAGCTGACGGAAAACCAGCCCACCTACGACTACGAACTGATGCGCGAAGCGGTGCTGCATTACCGCAATATGGGTTTCCAGATCGCCATCGACGACCTCGGCGAAGGCTTTTCCAGCCTGCGCCTGTGGTCGGAACTGCGGCCCGAATACGTGAAGATCGACATGCACTTCATCCAGGGCATCAATCACGATCCCGTGAAACTGCAGTTCGTGCGCTCGATCCAGGAAATCGCGGAAAAATCGGGCACCCTGGTGATCGCCGAAGGCATCGAGGCGCAGACGGAACTGCTGGTCTTGCGCGACCTCGGCGTGGCGTTCGGCCAGGGCTACCACCTGGGCCGTCCGAATATGGTGCCGGCGCGCGCGCTGCCAGCCGAAGTGGTGCAGGCGCTGGGGCGCCATGGCGTGGCCGTGTATCCGCAGCGCAGCAACCTGGAGAAGAATGGCGCGAGCATCCGCAAGCTGCTGCACCGCGTGGCGGCCGTCTCGCCCGAGAAAAACAATAACGAGGTGTATGATATTTTCCTGAAGGATCCGAAGCTGATGATCATCCCCGTCGTCGACGCGGGCGTGCCGCTGGGCCTGATCAGCCGCTTCGAGATGATCGACCACTTCGCCCGCCCCTACCAGCGCGAACTGTACGGCAAGAAATCATGCAGCCTGTTCATGGATGCCACGCCCCTGATCGCCGACCACGAGACAAGCTTGCAGGAACTCAGCTACACCATGGTGCAATCGGATGCCCATCACCTGTTCAACGGTTTCATCATCACCGAGCACGGCCGCTATCTGGGCATGGGCACGGGACACGACCTGATGCGCGAAATCACGCAGATGCAGATCAACGCGGCGCGCTACGCCAATCCCCTCACGCAATTGCCCGGCAACGTGCCCATCAACGAGCACATCGACCGCCTGCTGCACAGCGGCAGCCGCTTCTGGGTCTGCTATTGCGACCTCGACCATTTCAAGCCCTTCAACGATGTGTACGGCTACCGCAAGGGCGACGACGTGATCCAGCTGACGGGAGAAATCCTCAGCGGCCATTGCGACCCGAACCGCGACTTCATCGGCCATATCGGCGGCGACGATTTCATGATCCTGTTCCAGAGCGAAGACTGGGAAACGCGCTGCCAGGCCATGCTGAACGATTTCGCGGCGGCCATCCTCGCCTACTACAGCACGGGCGACTGCGAACGGGGCGGCTACATCAGCGAAGACCGGCAAGGCAAGAAAGTGTTTTACTCCTTGATCAGCCTGTCGCTGGGCGTGATCAAGGTGGAAGCGCACCAGTACTACACGCACCATCAAATTGCCACGCAGGCGGCGGAAGCGAAGAAGCAGGCAAAGAAGATCCACGGCAACAGCCTGTTCCTGGACCGGCGCCAGGGCGCGGGCGTGGCGCGCATGGATGCGTAG